The sequence TCCTCATCGGCAGCGGCCAGCACATTGCCGTCATCGTCGCGCATTCGCCCCGTGTTCAGCTCGGCCAGATAATTGCCGAAACTGCTGTAGAACACGCCCACGCTGCCGTGGTCGGCCTCATGTTTCCAGCGTAGCGCGGCATCGCCAGACCACGCCCGCTCTTTGCCCAGGTCCGGGTTGCCCACCAGATATTGCCCGGTCGCTTCATGCGGCCCATTGGCATACAACTCGTAAAACGTAGGGGCCCGCTCCGTATACGAAAGATTGCTGGCCAGTGACCACACCGGGTTCAGCAGGTAGACTCCGCCCAGGGAGAAGCTGCCCGCCGTGAATCGACGCTTTTGGCTGTCGGCAAAGCGCTCGTTGCCGTTATCGGCGGGATCGAGCCTGGTGAGCTCCGCCCGCGCGCCGGCGCTCAGGGTAAAACGCTCATTGACGCGCCAGCTCTCCACGTCGAACAGGGCCAGCGAGTCGGTCCGGGTGGTGGGCACCAAGGCCTCGTCGCCTAGCGCGGAGAAGCGCGCCTGTCCCAGTTGCAGGCCCGACACACCGCTTATCGGCCCGATGTCGGCATGCTGGGCTTCGAGGCGTGCTTCATAACCGTGATTCTTGAAGGTCGTGCCTGTCTGGCCATCGTCGATCTCCTTGTGCTGGTAATCGGTATAGCCAAAGCTGAAAGCCAGACGTGAGAAGAGGCCATCCAGGTCTCGCACTTCCCCCGCCGCATTGAAGCGCTGCTGGCGCAGCCGGATACGCACGTCCGATTCGGCCACCGAGCCATAATCCGAGTCGTAGCCGCTATAGGACAGCCCCGCGTAGCCATGGTCTGCGGTCCAGCTCATACCGATGGCGCCGCCGCTGTCGCGTCCATCGCTATTGGGCAGCCGATCGCGTGCACTCGACACGTCGGGCTCGGCGGCGCGCAATCGCGCCGAGCGCGCGTCACCCGGAATGCGCAAGGCGTCGGTATCCCGGCCGTAAACATCCGCGTGCAGAGCGAAGTTGCCGTTGCCGGCTTCGACCTGGGCCCCGCCGCTGCGGCCGTTGTTGGCGCTGGTGTACTGGGTCTGCACCTGCCCTTGAACACCGTCGATGGGCTCGGAGGGGATGCGGTTGTCGATGGTGTTGACCACGCCGCCGATGGCGTTACCCCCATAAAGCAGCGCGGCGGGGCCGCGCAGAATTTCGATGCGTTCGGAGGCCATGGGGTCGTTGGGCACCTGATGGTCATACGACAGCGAGGAGGCGTCCAGCGTCCCCACGCCATTGCTCAGCAGGCGGACGCGGTCGCCGTCCATGCCGCGGATGATGGGCCGTCCGACCATGGGTCCGTAAGTCGTGGTCGAAATGCCTGGCAGGCCGTTGAGCGTCTCTCCCAGCGAGTCGGCGCGGCGCAGATCGAGCGCGTCGCCGGATAGGACGGTCGACGGGATGCTCAAGGCCTCGCTGCCCAAAGGATTGCCGGTGACGATCACCGGTGCCAGCGTCGCGGCGGTGGCCGGGTCGCTTT comes from Bordetella holmesii ATCC 51541 and encodes:
- a CDS encoding tonB dependent receptor family protein encodes the protein MSAFLLKARLPARPLPYALACASLLVLQPSHAQSDPATAATLAPVIVTGNPLGSEALSIPSTVLSGDALDLRRADSLGETLNGLPGISTTTYGPMVGRPIIRGMDGDRVRLLSNGVGTLDASSLSYDHQVPNDPMASERIEILRGPAALLYGGNAIGGVVNTIDNRIPSEPIDGVQGQVQTQYTSANNGRSGGAQVEAGNGNFALHADVYGRDTDALRIPGDARSARLRAAEPDVSSARDRLPNSDGRDSGGAIGMSWTADHGYAGLSYSGYDSDYGSVAESDVRIRLRQQRFNAAGEVRDLDGLFSRLAFSFGYTDYQHKEIDDGQTGTTFKNHGYEARLEAQHADIGPISGVSGLQLGQARFSALGDEALVPTTRTDSLALFDVESWRVNERFTLSAGARAELTRLDPADNGNERFADSQKRRFTAGSFSLGGVYLLNPVWSLASNLSYTERAPTFYELYANGPHEATGQYLVGNPDLGKERAWSGDAALRWKHEADHGSVGVFYSSFGNYLAELNTGRMRDDDGNVLAAADEDALPEAVYRGVRTEFYGIEAESSTRIFQSGGDTVDLAVGGDYTHARNLDSGEPLPRIAPLRLMAGLDWRRGPWDAGAQITKAFAQHRQPEDDTPTSGYYRLDAHAGYRFKVGATRWQAYVRGINLTNQEIRYATSVLRDVAPQSGRAMLVGLKGNF